The genomic interval TTACATCTACGTTTTAATGATACAAGCAACCCATGGTTTCATCGCTGTTCTACATCTTCATCTTCATCATTCAATGGAAGCTAAAGGGACGATTTCAGTTTCCAAACGCAACACCAATCATGATCCTGTTTATAAAGGCACATGTTCCCTGGTTGGGAATGGTGTCAAACCGGTCAACGATAGCTGAGCCTCGCACTTGtacaaaaatgtgttcaaacGAGAAAAAGACCCAACGAGGCAATTTACGACAAGTACTGAAAGAGCGGACACAGATATTACTAACAATTTCCGAACCCAGTGTGAGAAGCAGTGCTCGTCTAAGCTAAGATATAAATACGCGTGCACATTCTTCGATCTTTCACTGCTCGTCTAAGGAGTATAGGTTTTATACGAAGTATGCATTAAAATACCACTATTGTACAAGGTAGGATAACATACAAAATAGAAGgagaaaaaacacaaatgtatcTGAATGATATTTAGCTGCACTCACGAATTCGAATGAATGCGCTGAATGGCTGTAGGAGCGACAAGCGTGATTTTACTATTTAACTATTGTGTTCACAGGCAAAAGAATCCGAATCATTTGTTTTTTGAGTGGCCCACTGTACCCGATCAGTGTATGTCATTAACTAAACATCTCGCAAGTTTTTTGTTAGTATAAAGTTCATTAAATAAAGCCCGATATTGGAGTTATGACTATTTGTTGTTGGTAAAGTAAGGCACAGTCAACATTTTTCCGTTGTCTGCGTAATTACctattattatcttttttatgaTTCTTCGGCTTGTTTTTAAATTCACCTATATGTTTGAATGTTATGAACGtaattaaataaagttaaaccTCATAATACCATACGTCCACTATTATAACTCTAgcgcatttattattttaaaatgccatGTTAAAAATTGATCTAACGAATCCTAATTCCGATTTGCGGTACTAATAAAAACCGTTCAAAACCATCCAATAAAACCTGGTACACATGTTGCGCACGCATATCTGGCTTTACTCTTTGAGTTATGCTCCTTAATCGGCCGAAAACCCAACAGCCGAGCGTCGGCGTTTGGCCAGTAGCACTTTTTATCATTCTATCCTTCTCTTTTggaaaaattatgaaaaaagcaacaacaaacaatcgttaacaatttattaacatatgtaaaatgcttatatatatacatgtcaaaatcaatatttggaAAATGTGAATAATAAAAACTTCAATCAAATTATCATAAGTGCATAATGTCTGCCTAACATGTCTGCATAACCAAACAACTTGCGGATGCATGATATAAACAGCTGCAGATACCTGTAACTTGCGGATATTATCAAAAACATGGACAATACTGTTGTATATAAGGTACAGTATGAAACGACTTGCTCGCCCAAACATACATTAAGAACTCGATAACCCGATGAAATTCACTTAATGCAATAGAAGTACGCTTATCTGCAAATATCTAACATATTGCAAGACTGTGGACGTCTAGAGATGAAACTGATATAATGCATACGAAATGAAAGCCATATTCAGATGGAATTTTTCTTGGACCGCTGGACCTACAAATAGTCATGAAACCGTCCATGCAATGTGTCTGTATAAACTGTTATCAATTTCATAGATACATCAGGTATCTGATACACTCAAATGTAACATTTGGAAACGATGGCCCcatatttattaatcattttaggAGAGAACGAAAGTGTTCAAATATCATCGGAATACATACTACAAACAAGCTCTTTTAGTTTGCAAAAAGGTCCGTTCTTGCATGATTTTACCAAAAGTAAAAATGCAAGAACATGATCTACAACgtgttttcgacaattttttgTTATCTATTTGTTATCAGGGAGTAGTGTCTTTTGAAATGCTTGCAAACCAGGCATCAGCATTTAACAATGTGAATAATGGagataatatttgaaaacaagctTCTATTTTGGTCGGGTTTCTTAAGTTGAACCGTGCCATGCTGGTCAACAATCCATCTCTTAACAGGTTCTTTACAGAATTATATGCGAATTGATAACAATAGTGTGTGAAAAAACCCGGAACATATTGTTTGTAAAGCTATTATTTGCTTCTTCGATACATTTTGAGGTAATATTTATTTCTGCAGCAAATTATTCGTTTTGCTGATTATGTCAACCACATCATCACCATTTGACTACGTTCTTATTTCTAGTAAACGTACTTtacatcaatatttttcaaattatttggtTTCCTTTAGTGTGATGCTTTTTTTgtcttcttttcttttatttcgtGTACGATTCCAGTTTGTTATGTCTTTGTTTACGAGATCCTCGCCATATTGCAGTTTCTGATCTTTGCTCCCCAGTCATCCACTTCTTTAGTTTCGCGCGTGTTTTTCTTCTgtatttttagttatttcttCGATTCAATTTCCCATCACATGTTTTTTGTTAGCATTCCTGTCGCATTGTACCTTTATAATTCATGTTAGCTTTTGTTGTAATAGTGTGGCGAAATCTGATAGATTAAAGAATCACTTTCTGTTTCCTGCCTATAAACCAGTACTTCTGTCCAGGAGAAAGTCACAACCtcttttaaattgattaaaatgtaCGTTAGTCCTCCTCCTCATCTTCCACTATATAAACGGGATCAGAATTAGGATCCAGCCCAAAACAGTCAATGTAGAAACGTTCAATGCTGTTGACAACATGCAACAAGTGAGAATCAAAAATGTTCCGGACATCAGGGTAGATCTGTGAAGGTAAAAGAGTAAAAGAtaattgaaatactttaaatatcGCCCCTACTTATATGTTATCATCATCGGATTTCAGACCCCCACTCCCTTGAATCGTCCAAATCGGCTCATTGCCATTTAAATAAAGAACTAGTCGAGATATGATAAACACAACCCAATAGCTGACAGTTTAggatataaacaaaattgacCAATCGTTGAATCTTTAAAGCAAAAATTGCCATACTATAACTGGACAGTTATTTGTTAATACACATGTGCAATATCACCATAATGGCATACCTGTTGCATATGGCTTACACCAGCGTCCACAAGTGATTTGATATATTGAGCAGTGTGTTGGAACTGAACGCGATCTGAAATGCAGGactaaaatgtatactttttgtaatttatatttgttgttttactcTGGGACGTTTGTAGTACATAATGTATTACAACGTTGATTCAATTTTGatcctttattttgttttcaagttttgtattttgaaactatttaaaaGGCATATAAGCAAAAGTTGAAGAAACTAACGTCATCCTGgcaacaattttctttaaaattttgaaatgcagtTATTTTacttagttttataaaaaaaacaccaaacataaactgaaatagagtcacttaaatttatttttgtaaccaAAGCCTAAAATTATAACACCTTTTAATAActttagtaacgcttttaaaaaaatgcattttttgtgacagtttaaaataatcatttacaaCATAGCTCAAACTGAAAGCGTTGATGGTATAAACtcgtttaaacaaaaacaaattgttgacaATTATCATATGCAACATGCACTCTTTTGTCTCATGTCTGACCCTTTTAAAGGTGatcgagtccctttaaatgacATTCGTCAAACTTACCATTCAGTGTCCCATGTAAAAGGAATAAGGAATGCTTTTTCATATTTGCGGCGCTTTTCAGCAGTTTTGGTCCCtggaataaaaaacaacaacaaaacattaatgccatcattgttaacttaatTTTTGTAATTGCCAGTTATGAAAACTCGTTAATGgagaaaaatatacattttatataaacaaagacggaaaacaataatcattattaAGTGTGTCAACGGGCCGATAATTCAGAACGTAAAGACAAcaggtttgtttacattattaatgttaacttttaaatctttcCTACTCTGACAGTTTAATGGTTACACTCATGGTCGTAAGTATTAACAAGACTTGTGACAGCTTTTttagctgtacttgttttattatgataCATAACGAGGTTATGtctgacaaatatatatatatatatatatatatatatatatatatatatatatatatatatatatatatatatatatatatatatatttaatttcagtgCGTTATCATATTCtacttatttgactttaatgctCAATACAAACATACGCTTGTATGCCGAGTTAAGCAATCGGCCCATACATCGTATTGCTTTGACttttatacatacttatatattattaCTCATTAAGGTACTTATCATTACATCTCGCCAAGACCATTAACTAGTGTTTAATCACACGAGATTTCAGCTTCCGATATTCTGTTTGCATAGTAATATATGCTTTTATAaaggttgtattttataaaatgtacataacaCTTAAAAACTCACTTGTGATATGTGGTACCCAGCAGGTATATTATACTTGGTGTGTACATATGAATCTGAAATCAGagaaaatcaaatgatataataCATCATACAGtgttgtcaaatatttattaccGCTTTCTTACACTTAGCCCATAGCTTTTTATTTTAGCATCCATCATCAATTACAGTTTTCGAAGTTCAGCTCcctattttattaaacaacaacacaaaacaaagcaGATTTCGAAAGCTAGCTTCCGATATAAAACATCCTTGCTCTGATGATCAAGTAAAATTACAAGTTTTACCTTAAGCTACGCCATTTCTATgatcaataaaaaatcaaacatggtcttatactgaaatcaacaaatattatcaatgtttatcaaaacatgtaAGCGAATGTTGTGGTTTGGAAATAATTCAAAAACTGATATAAGTTAAAAACAATGCTCATCTTTTATCACTTTACTCATTCAAAGTTGCCTTTAACCGTAAGTTTGGCGCTTTAATTCAAGGAAATTAAAGCATGCTTGTTTGTTCTTAAAACTTATactcattttttaaagaaaaatattcttacTCATATACGCATAATCTACGATGGGTGAAAGGACAGTCCCGCAAGAAATAACGTCATTAAAATCTGAGTTCATTGTAGACAAGGCCACGTGTCCTCCATAGGACTGAAATTGAGAAATATCTTTACCATTAATCCAAGGAAAAACGTTTTGATATTAACTCAAATAAATTCAGTTCATCTTGAGCTGACTCTGGGGAGGAAACATGGCTGAACATGTTTTCGACGTTATTTACTTGGCCCGATAGCTCATTGCCGTTTTGCGGTTCTTCATCAATATCTCtctaatataataataaatactaaCTTACCGTACGTGCAACTGAATTGACGAAAATTCTTAAAGATGgagttaacattttcaattacTGTTATAAGAAAGTTGTTTTAAATTGGAATATGAACAGTTATCAGGATGGAGTGTATTTTTAGTTTTCGTTACATAGAATCACTAAATCAAAAACCTTCTTTCTAAACTGATCGTTTGGATAATAaatcttttaataaattgttgctgtcttttttatatttttttctttactcCATTGGACAAAATCCGAgtcaaaactttttaaatttttcaaaactgtattgGAAAGTCAAACTCCTTATAATAAAAGATGTTGCTGTTTAAAAGcttttgttaatgtttgttaatttgctATCAGTTGGTTACCTGTCCTGTAATGCCCATCTTCTCCGTAACATAATGCAACGAACGGAGGTACCTGTAAACGGAGTAAGACATATTCTGTAAATGACAAGTAGAGTAAATGTTACCGTATTGGAACGATCagtaaatacttttaaagaaaGCTAACACTTTGAgtagaacattttaaaacattaggATTTCGATTAACGTTTTCCTTCCCCATGTATATTCATCATATGTTTAACTGAATTATCTTAAACGGCTTAAACGGTAattcaataaaagtatttaGTTGCATAAGCCACCCCTTCAAAAtgagtcaattgaatgaagctAGTCACGAATGCAAGAAATGGTCAAAATGGTACTTTGTTTTTTGATTATGCAGCAGTACACAACATGATGTTATACAGACAATCTATTCAATTATGCGGTCATGTACAACATGATGTTAtctatttaatataaagtatTATGTAATCATACACATTTTCTTGCATCATTGACCAACTGATTGTTTTGAGGGATGTTAACGTTCTTACCTCATAGAGGCCAGTATCTCGTCTGACTCCCGGGCGCCAATTTGACCCCTGATTGATTTGAGCCACTCTTCGCCCCGCCCTAACGAGCCACTTGTGTCAATTTTGGCGATTACAATGCTCCGCAAGCTGCTCAGAACCTCCTCCCAACCGATGTTAAACTTGGATGTGACACTTTGGTCACCAATTTCGTTGTTTCTGGAATTGGTTAACACTTAgcaacttaaataataaataaatattatacttTAAAGTGAAATTAATATTACCCAAGGTTACTGATGACTTACAGGCGTATGAAGAATATACATTTAGCCCTTTTTTCTacctttttttctgtatatatCGAGGGAAGGCAGTTTGGCTTCTAAAAATACCTCATTTGTACTAAGCCGAATGATGGACATGAGATGTATGACAAAGCACCttcatgaatgaaataaaacacgAATTTACTTACGGAATTATTAAAACGTTGTATTTGATTTCTTCTTCCATATCCAAAACCGGCGGAAGAATTGTTTTAGCAAGAACGTCTGTAAGTAAAAGAGTAAATTTTAGTTGTATGCACTCAATGTTAACTTCAGTATAATACAGGTATCTACTCCATATGTATATGGTcagttaaatattgatatatgcgCGTGATATTTGAGGTTAGTTAAATTAAGGTGTAAACACTCGATATGTAAATTCAGTAAATATAGGTGTTAATGCCTTATATTATAGATAAGCAAATATAGGTGTAAACGCTCGATATTTAAGGTCAGCAAATATAGGCGTGTACACGCATTATGATAGGTCAATAAATATACGTGTATTCGTTTGATATTATGTGAAATTAGTAAAATAAACGTGAAGCCGCTTGATATGTTAGGTCAATAATTATAGGTCTATACCCTAGATATGTTAGGTCAGTTAATATAGGTTTGTACATTCGATATAAAAGGTAGTTAATATAGGTGTATACAGTCGATATGATAGGTCAGTAAATACCCGTGTGTACATTCGATATGTTAGGTCAGTAAATATAGTTGTATACACTATATATGTTAGGTCACTAAAATGAATTACTGTTTAATGTATCACTACTTtcaaaaaatcttattttgatggtgaaataataaaagcaaaagaAACGTTATGTACACTCTATATAAACAGAATGatcatttaaagaatattgatagattattgattaataaaatgaatcTAAACCTTTTGCTGCTTTTAATCATACGATTTAGAAAAGGTACTACCAGaaataaaaatggttgaataATTCAGATTTTCAGATAACTGTGTTCATGAATTTAATATTCTTTATGGGTTCGATACAAAACATAGACAtgtttgataaaagtaaaatttattCACATACTATGACTCACAGTTTTCGTCGGGAAGCGTTATATTCATGTATTCATAATCGGGTAACAGCTTCGTTGACAAATGTTGACGTAGTCTTACATTATCCTCAATAGTCGCAACTGAAATAGAACATTTAAAGCGGTTGGTAACGCTATATTTGGTTGTGTAGGTATTTGACTATGATCAAAAAGATTATCTTCGATGAGTAGAACTTATATCTGTTAAACAAATGTAACTTcattggtgaaatatattacaaccactaacatttttttaattttatgccTTATGTTATATACTCGACTGAAAGGGTTAACACATATGCTACggacataacataataaaaataccaTGAAAACACAAACTAGCCAAGTAGCAAAAAAATAACGAATAATGAAGATCACTATTTGCAATCAATCAAATTGTCCGGCggcattcattttcaaaacgtttactttaacaaaaaaggtaacaattaatttgaaaactaGTAATATTCAAGTACAGTTTGATCGATTTGCTAAgatgttttaatcattataaaaaaatccagcaacaaaatatgatttaatttgCGGTAAGACAACTGATCCTGATCTTCCTGCCCCGATATCACACACATATTTGAGTCATTTCTTAACATCAACTCATTTTACAACACACAATTAAAAACAGTAATACACCCTCCAGaacatattaataaatagtATTATAATAAGTATGAGAAAAATATTGTACCgcagaaaatgtattttgagcATTTATTCAAGATTTACCCTTTTTGCGCTAAAATTATTGTTCTTTGGAATATTGACATCTTTTACCATCATATTCGTTGAAATAATGCGCTTTTTCGAAAAGGATAAACGTTATCAAATCATATAAGGGTATTGTTTGTTAAAGTGAAAATGAGAGTGTGACTGAGATATGACTTAAgcatttatatgatatttggGCCTCGTTTATGAGATGAGATCGGGCTCAAGTTTTATCAAACTGGCTTACCTAAACTATTTGGAACTTTAACCACGCTGTAAAAGGGCACATCGGGACCTAAACatgccaaaaaataatattgccCAGCGTGTCCAAAACTGACGTCAACGTAACGGCATTCGTCACTTACGTTACACGTAAGACATGTCATATCTCTAAAGTCGTATGCGTATATATTTGTCGTAACGCTGTAAAGGTGACGCTCTTCTGGCTTGTCTACTTGTGAAGCAAGGAAATACCTGGAAAGAAAACAGCAATACCATCTGTTGGGATATGTCTATGCCTTTTCTacgaaaatatataaaattattgttcatatttggatttttttagaatatatCAAAGTGAGTGTAGCGAGCAAAGAAATTTGTtccataaaattcaaaatattaaacaacattttcagTTTCACCTATCTTGTCACGTACGCACTTGAGTTTGACCATCATATTCCTCATACAGAAAGGATAACTGAATAATTTGCTCCATATGAAGGCGTTTGCGCGATTGGTCAGAAATAATTATCAAACTTCAAATGTACCACATATCGATATCGATGGCGAACTAGGAAGGGCAAACTGTTAACTCAGCGATTACGTAAGCGTATTAAAAGAATTATGAATGCCTATCTTTACCTACATAGTGTCCGAGAAGGgcattttcattatcaaatatcaaCTGTCTTATACACAATAATTGTCTTTCATTTATGCCTTTCGGTGAAAAATCTACTAAAGCGAAAATACAGATTTTGAAACTTTCACTGCTTGATAGATTTTCCCGTACGGCTTAGTGAATGTAACGTCCAGTTTACTGCGAAGGTTTAAActatctgaaatattttacaaacgttttgttttactcaacgcctgcttattttacatttttcttaaattttccTTAAAACACACTCAAAAGACACTTTGTggaattcagtgtaagatgaATGGATAAATTTTAGTCCGATCTCGTGATCACAGGAAATCTTTCATTCGTAATTACGCTCGTTGTAAAAATACTGTCTTCTGTGATCATTCGGTGAACTTACTTTCAATTTTACTCCGAAATCTAACAATTATCCTGTATAACTTATACTCACACTGTGTTGTTGCTGAAACTGACAATTTTATGAACTTCCACTGTGTTAACCGTAAGATATATCATCTGACCGTTTTGATTGGGTGGctgaaaaacacaacaatgttattttttattcttaaaaagcAATATCCATGTGAAGATAACTGATCGTTTTGAAAGTGTGTATTTTCTTGGAATTCAACTGACTAGATGTTTTCCACTTAGTTGAAAAGTGAACTTTAGTtgctttataaattataaattcgGTCCGTGAGGCCACTTTGTACTATCAAATTTAGAATGTGTAGTGgtatattcttaaataattaagattaattctagtaaaaaaaacataaactaaGGAAGTGAAATTCTTACATTGATTTCAACGGAAGCATTAACAATCGCCACTTGTTTATAGGTATTTCCGGTCCCGTCGTAACGTGGGATGGTAATAAAGTACTCGTTTCCTCTAGGTGTAAATATGATATCAACAGGCTGGAAGTTGAAATAGTGCAATTGCAACAATTTGTTTTCCAACCTtctttcataaacatattctcCTACAcaattacttataaatataaaaacatcaattaaaaacttatattatcgttaaatatgacattattttgatgGGTATTTTGGACATAATTTTCACTTCCTCCCACAAAAAAATGCTACAAGACTAGCGCTGAAGGACCAATGATAAAAATCCCAGTTCTTCGAATTCAGTATCTCATGCGAGTGGGACAAGTCATTGTTGTATCATCTTAATACACACTTCTAGCCTAAAATACATGGTGGTTGTAAGTTACCAAGAACTCAAGTTCACCAACGTTCTGTGCAGTCATTTTGCATTTACTTATGTCGTATAAATACCTTCTAGAGAAAACGTTTGGTCATATCAATTCAGTCGGCCTGAAAAGTTTGTGTAATACGTATAAAATTTGTGTTTACATGTGATATGTTCATGAAGCCATTTTGTTTAACGAAATATCCAGCTACACATGAAACTCCATGAAGTAAAACATACCGGATCTATCCATCCTATTTGTGATTGTAGCAGAATATTCtgaaattcaaagaaaaaaacatacaaaggTATTAACAGCAAACATGTTTCATCCTAACAATAAAGACCCCAACGCATCGATTATGTTGAGTTCTATGTATATTATTCACAGAATGACTCTAAAACGCTTATAGAATATAAGAATACActgaaagcaataaaacattaacttatcTAATTacatgagaaataaaatacttacgTCATAACAAAACCCGCTAGAAGCTGAGCAAATGCTAATTATAGATACATTGTGATGCACGCTTAGCCACGTGACTGCAAATGTGACGTTGTTCTTCCAAACAAGTGACGACACGTACGGGCTCCTACAAACAACAACGTCTTTAAAATGCTGCAAGTTACTTCCatttgatttttgaaagatGTCGATGTTGTCTTGaagttaaacataaatctgaaactctcataaatgttcaaaatacatttcttatttgaaaCTAATTCCCTAAATAAAGCACTTTTTGTAGTAAAACAACTTTGTTAGTTAACTTATAGAAGtattatgcatttatatgtTAATGCTTACCTATTCAAGAAAGGTCTTGGACTTGGGACAACATACGTCTGATTCTTTGAAAAGTTGTGAACCTTTAGCTTTAAAACTGGCAAAGGACTGCCCGGCTGAAATATATCCAAAATCGAACGCTTACTTATAGCCGATTCCACCTTATGTGTTATCTAATCTTAAAAAAattcgctcatgttttttacgtttttttcaCTGTAATGCATCAAGAAACTCggtacattaaacataattggAAAACCGACAACAAAATCGTCGCCCACGAGTACTCTGACAAAAAATGCAAGATAATTTAACCTCCAATCCTAATAGGCCGTGGActtcagagaaaaaaaattgagtgtatatatatcaacatttgtgtGGGTTCTAGCCGTCAGGATCGTAGTTTTAACAGTCCTTATAATTTGCCTCAAAGTTTTTTAGACATTAAAAAGAgtcattttacaaacaaaatgagcgagtccctttaaaacaatgcattgatttaaatttcaaacaaaaggTGAAAAAAAAATTTGCAAGCGTAAATATACAGTGGTAACGTGTTGACTTACAATTCGTTTTGGTTCTATAAGCACGGTTAATAAATAGAAATACTTTTGAACGTACCTTTGAGTAACGTAACGTTTTTTTCTCAGAATAACTATTTGAAGGGTCGGAAAAATGCACCATCTCGATCAATGGTATCCCTGTGTCATTTATCTCCATGTACACGAGGAACTTGTCGTTTGTTGAGAGCCATACAGTGTTGTCCTGACGGAGTACCTCCTCTGAAAAATAATCGACGAGCCATATTAAAATAATCTCTTTAAATAACATCTTTACATTTAAACCAAGATAGAGTGAGTCTAGGGGATGACATTATAGGCGGCGTACTTTGAGGTCCAATTTTGGACATGCATCAACCATCCCCGGAAACTGAGCAATAAAGGTTAAATGTAACAATATTTGGTATACGGCGATGTTAGGTATCAATGCTTATACTTGACAAGAGGACACAAAATGTAACAAGACAGCAGACAAAttacgtaaatattaaaatattgctaTCTTTGCATGATAGGGTTGCTTCTCTGCAagataaaaacacatatttcgGCTGTAGGTTAAATTGATATATTAGACCACAATAAATAGATAAACCATGATACACACTGAAAGTGTCCAGAAAAACTCAACGAGCCGCCTTATTGATTGATACTTGGGTATGCACTGACAGTGTAAACTCAAAGGAAATCACTGGAAAGCCTGTTAAAACAAGCGAGAGAGTTTTATATTGGAAGAATGCATAGAAACTGAATTCacaaaaaatagaattattCCATTATGATCAATTTACGTCCAGAATAATGCATTACGTAAGCGTACAGTTTGGACATCCAGACAGAATTTCCGCAGTTTTTAGAGTTATCTAGGTCTGTTCAACACAGCAGcctttgtaaatgtaaatgtctATTTCAGTAATAATACGAATAAGAGACAAATATAAATGCACAGACGTCGGTcgatattaaatatgtttttttaataagtaaatataactattttaaaaaataaaagtatctTGTATGTATAAAATAGATGAAAAACTATAAGGTAAGACAAGTCATGTTAATCTGTGACATACGGGAGTGTATGACTTTTAGCCGACCGACTACAAATAAATGTGTACCTC from Mya arenaria isolate MELC-2E11 chromosome 7, ASM2691426v1 carries:
- the LOC128240231 gene encoding inactive dipeptidyl peptidase 10-like, which encodes MEEEIKYNVLIIPNNEIGDQSVTSKFNIGWEEVLSSLRSIVIAKIDTSGSLGRGEEWLKSIRGQIGARESDEILASMRYLRSLHYVTEKMGITGQSYGGHVALSTMNSDFNDVISCGTVLSPIVDYAYMNSYVHTKYNIPAGYHISQGPKLLKSAANMKKHSLFLLHGTLNDRVQFQHTAQYIKSLVDAGVSHMQQIYPDVRNIFDSHLLHVVNSIERFYIDCFGLDPNSDPVYIVEDEEED
- the LOC128240461 gene encoding inactive dipeptidyl peptidase 10-like, with the protein product MHYSEKNPGSPLPVLKLKVHNFSKNQTYVVPSPRPFLNRSPYVSSLVWKNNVTFAVTWLSVHHNVSIISICSASSGFCYDNILLQSQIGWIDPPVDIIFTPRGNEYFITIPRYDGTGNTYKQVAIVNASVEINPPNQNGQMIYLTVNTVEVHKIVSFSNNTV